The DNA window CGGTTCCCGCGCGTACCAGCACGCATGCCTGGCCAATGGCTTGATCGTCGAGCAGCGCGCGATGGACGTCGCTCAGCGGCAAGTCGAAGCGGTCGACGCGGATGCCTTGCTCAGCGGCTTGGCGCTCGGTAAGCCCGATATGCGCCAACTCGGGATCGGTGTAGGTACACCACGGGATCACCAGTTGGCTGGCCCGCGCTCGGCCCAGGAATAGCGCGTTCTGAATGACAATTCGGGCCATTGCATCGGCGACATGAGTGAATTTGTAACGCGAACAGACATCGCCCGCGGCGTAGACTTGGCGATTCGATGTGCGCAGATAGTCGTCGACGTGAACCCCATTCTGGGCATCAAAGTCGATGCCGGCCGCTTCGAGATTCAAATCGACATTCGGCGCCCGGCCCGTCGCGACCAGAACGGCATCGACCTCGATGGACAACGGACCGGCGTCGCTTTGCAGATAGAGACGCTTCGCGGCGCCGGTCGATTCGATCTGCGAAAGCTCAGCCAACCGGTGGAACCGCACGCCATCGGCCGCCAGGGAATTGGCGACCAATGTGGACGCCCAGGGCTCATCACGCGGCAATATACTCGGGCCGCGTTGGATTAGATGAGTTTCGGCGCCCAACCGAGCGAACGCCTGCGCTAGCTCGCAGCCAACTGGACCGGCGCCAAGCACCGCCAGCCGACGCGGCAACTCCGTCAGTTCAAAGATCGTCTCGTTGGTAAAGCAACCAGCATCGGACAGGCCGGGAATCTCTGGCA is part of the Pirellulales bacterium genome and encodes:
- a CDS encoding mercuric reductase produces the protein MKIPPADEFNRQLIANVRPDDWRPRTPAARYDLVVIGAGTAGLVAAAGAAGLGARVALVERKLLGGDCLNFGCVPSKALLRAARAMRAVHQAAQFGLDVPSAANANFPEVMRRLRRIRAEISRDDSATRFQGLGVDLFFGRAEFADKDSLTVDEQRLRFHRAMVATGAGARVPEIPGLSDAGCFTNETIFELTELPRRLAVLGAGPVGCELAQAFARLGAETHLIQRGPSILPRDEPWASTLVANSLAADGVRFHRLAELSQIESTGAAKRLYLQSDAGPLSIEVDAVLVATGRAPNVDLNLEAAGIDFDAQNGVHVDDYLRTSNRQVYAAGDVCSRYKFTHVADAMARIVIQNALFLGRARASQLVIPWCTYTDPELAHIGLTERQAAEQGIRVDRFDLPLSDVHRALLDDQAIGQACVLVRAGTDQMVGATIVASRAGDLMAPISLAMTAGLGFKSVARTILPYPTQAEAVRKLADAFNRTRLTPRVAGLLRTWLRWRWW